TCCTTTTATAGAAAAGGATTTGTTGGGGCGAGTTTCACACTTAATTAAAAAAATTTCACGCGTCCCTAGAAAAATATTTGTAGGTGCAGGTGATATTTTCACCAGCCCTCATAAATCAATTTTTAAGGGTGtttacccgcccctacaaatatgGTCTCATCTTTATTTTGAACTATACTAAATTTATTCAAATCGTACAAAATAGCAAATCAGTTAAAAAATTATTGAAACTCCTATATGACAACTTTTATGTCATATATTATGTGTAAAAAATTATATTTGGTGTATATGAGCAGAAATATAGTTCTAGTGTGTATAAACTTCAAAGTTTCCCCCAAGTTATTGAAACAATGTGTAGATGTACCCATTTGTGAACAATGTACAGTCTAATCTTTGTTAAGGTTTTGAACTTTTATGACAAAGTTCTACACCTATAAAAGAATACATGCTAATTTATAGAATTTTTAGACAACATGCAGGTATTATAAGTATtatatacaacaaagatattATTTTGGTATGAATATACATAACAAAAAATGAAACCTTTCATCAACTTTTAGTGGCATTTTTCAGGTTTAACTTTTTTAAAGAATATTTTTAGTTTAACCTGGTTCAGATTTATTTTGACGGGATAGCCTGTTTGGTCGCGTCACCCAGTTGGCGCGACCGGCCAGCATGGTGCCAGCATGGCGCCTCGTTGGGCCACGAGGACTGTCGTGACAGGCCCAATGTACTTAGACCTGCACCAGCTTCCCTTCTCCGTCTCCCTCTCACTCATTTCTTCCCTTTCATGCCCGACCCAAGTAGCAGCTGCTTTGCCGCCACCGTCCCCgcctcccccctcccccccccccccaaaattCGGCGATTTGGGGtagggaaagtgggggaaacgTTCCCACGAGTTGGTAAAGTTATTCCTCTATTTTTTCTCTATTTTACCGGTTGATTCGCTAGATATTAGTTGATATTGGTGGCTAGGGTTTGATTTAGAATTTAAGAAATGTTGAAGTATATGAATATTTTTGTTGGATCTGATGTTTAGATAATACGCAGGTGATACTCTGCCCGCGATTTTAACATGTGGAACTAGTTGCATGTATTGATTTATGATATTTGTGATATTATGTCGTGGATATGCAATGTGTAAGATATTTTTGATAAATATATGCAATGTGTAGGATTCGTATTGATGAATACATGCAATGTAGGTCGTTTTCTACTACTTTGATAAATATACACATTGTAGTTTATTTTATCTAAGTCAAATAAGGTTAAACATaaaaaatactttcagtatatGAAGTAAACTAAGACATGTGTCCTAAAACATACTTTTCTAATGTATTTTTGAATATGATTTGATATACATGTAGTTCAAATTGGATTTACTTTCATTAAGAACACAAACACTCATGTAAGCAATAGAAAATATTAAATCAGTTCAAAAGTTATTGAAAATTGTACACCACAACTTTTATGTAGCTTATTACGTGTAAAAAATTATGTTTGGGGTATATGAGCAAAATATGTAGTATTTCAATAAGAACAATAGAAATAATAAATCTTATTTTCCTTGAGAATCGATTTTCAGGGCCGGTCCATAGTCCGAGCCGGCCATGGAAATCCTTTTACTAGGAGTGGTCTATCTTCCGGTCCATTATTCCTAAAAATCATGGTATTTCAATGGCAGTTGGCCGCATGATCCACCCTAGAAACACATTTTCTGAGTTGGATCGGTTGTTACAGTGTACATTATGATTATTTAGTGTGGGGAAACTTCTCAACCGCCATAAAAGAATCTAGATGTTTCTACAAATTATTTTTATAGTAGTGAGTTTAGTGTGAATAACATTTTGGACTTGACGATTTTGAAACAAAGGAGTAGCCTAATATAGTGCAAAAGACAAAAGTGGCGTGCTTTGATTATAGCTTGTGCACCTTTATTAAAAATGGCAATCTTGTAAAAGGTGACAGACTTTGGCATGACCCTGGATGGATCCTAACTTGGAGACCTTGCCAGTGACGCTTGTTGCTTTCACCCATCACTCTTTTTCTTATAGTGACGGCCCCATGCGCCTGCCACACATTTCCCGCGTCACCTTTAGTGCATTTTCACATAGTGTGGTTGTGCTATAGATAGCCATGAAAAAAATGATCCTGTTGGTGACAATATTGCAAGGAGATATAGTTTGGTACGATTGAGGAACATATATAAGAAAATTTAAGGACTTAAATTGCCAAAGTTGTTGAAAGAGCAATATTCAAAGTCACGTTTCATAGAAAACGATGGGACGAAATACATGACCAGGACCGTATCTGGTTGCCTCTCTTGGCTGCCTTTTTCATAAAAGAACCATCAGTTATGAGATTGTTTGCTTTCCAGTAGGGAAAAAAAATGGATTGGATGCAGCCAATGGTGTACTCCGAAGAGTTTAGCAGAAAAGAAAGACCAAACATAGAGGAGTATTATATTACACACGATGAACAGACGGGTGCAAAAGTTAAGAATTTAAATGAGATATTCCCTTCATCTGCATGCTGGAACATTATTGGCAGCCATCCTTGCAAGTAAGTTAAACACCACCATCATAGTGTCATTGATAAGAACAGATGCTGCGCAATACTCGTGCTGGATCTTGCCTTCCTCGTGTAGTCACGTCCGCTGTCATGCCGGCCTGTCTACACGCACACATATGTATCACAGGCCGATCGCCATCAACGCCAAGTCCACACATGATCGAGTTGCTTTCTCGTGGCGCCTAAACCCATCTAAACTAAACCACCGGGCCCTTCTTATCCCATCTATTTGCTTGGCTGGAAGCCGCTTGTTCTGCTAGCATCTTTCAAACTACCTACAGGTGTGGCAGGCCAGTTGCCAACTGCATTCTTTTTTCTATTTTGCCTAGCATCTTTTTTTCTTCTACTTTTCAATTCATGCATCCATGCATCAGATCCGATCTGAGCTGAGTCATTATCTGAAAACGAAATACAGATCTGATCTGAGTGGCCCATGTGGGGTACTACTTCTCTCATCTTTCTTAGACTTCGGCTCTAGAATCTTAATTAATCAAGTGAAAAAAAATGGAAATGAAGGATGAAGGAATTTTCACCTCCCATTTGGCCTGGGTCAATCAACTTGAATCCAATAAGTAATGAGACTGCGTTTGTGCATCTCTACACCGACATCGTCCTTGTGCATCTTCTTTTTAATCGAGAAACCCACTCTCGTGCACCTGATGCCTAGCACGTCCTTGTTATTACGCAGGAAAGCAACCCAAGAAAAGCGGCGGTCTGAGCGGTCAAAGTCAGATCCACATGGGGAACAAGCAAGTGTGCATCACACCATACTGCACGCTACGCTACTCAGCTCAGCTCCCCTCTTCCTCAAGTCTCAACCATTACCGCGTCCACTACGTGCtagctcctcttcctcccaccACCGAGCAACCACCGGTCCACTCCACTCCTATATATACCCCTACCCCCACGCCTCCCTTCCCGCCACtatccaccaccaccacaaccaCCATCAAGAACTTCAATTCTCCAACCATCCGCTGCTTGATCACAGAAACACAATTCCTTGTTGCATGTCTCGTGCATAGCTCTAAGTCTATATATAGATGGATCGGCAAAGTGCGATGCAGAGCGGTGGTGCCGGTGCCGGCTGCGGTGCTGCCGTGCACGAGTGGTTCTACGCCAGCGGCGGCCGTCAGGCGCCGGAGCAGGCGGCCGTCGTCGACGGGGCGTTCCTCATGGACCTGCTGGAGGACGCGCCGGGCGCGGACCAGGCGCCGGAGGACGTCGACCGGCTGAGCTGCGTCATCCGGTCCCTGGAGGCCgagatcggcggcggcggctgggcggcgccgccggcagACGGCGGGAGCACGGTGGAGCACGTGCCGGCGGGCGACGTCGGTTGCGAGGGCCTGGAGGAGTGCATGCTCTCAGACGACTTCTACAGCGCCCCCGGCCCTTGTGTGGCCGAGGCGCCGTTCGAGTACTGCTGGACGGAGGTGCCGCCGGCGGCCGGGCATGACATGGGCGGCTGGTACGTCGACGGCGACGGCCTCGTGGCGGGGTACGAGTTCAGGGAGCAGTGCTATTACGGCTACAATGACAGCCCACACGTTGAGCATGTGTACAGCCCCTTGTGGGAATGAATGATCAAATCTGCGAGAACGGCATGGTACAGCTATATGAGTACAAGAAGGCAAATCGATCTATAGCTAATAATTTTTCGCTCTTTATTTTATTCATTTCTAACCACAAGCGCGCTTTTTAATTGACTACAACTAATTTTGCATTTGCAACGTTTTCAAAAAACACAGCTCCGATTATCGGCATCCTTAATTTTTTTCCTTAATCAACTAAGGTTGCATAGTACTTACTTGAAAATTCCAGTGCTAAAATCATTATCTTTTCCAGCCGCAGATCAATTATGTTTTAGACTGTTTTTAGTCAACAGTTCTATATTTTGCTAACAAAATTATTGTTTGGGTATTTGAAAATAATATGAGTAGATTTGTCTCAAGAAGTAGTTCTCATAAAAGCACTTTTTTCTTTGTTTTATAAAATATATTACAACTGttggaggaattctccagccgggtggcggaatgcacccgcctaatcctagtttaggatgagtttgggggaagcCAAGAAATGCTAGATCaagaggcgtatgaacacggaaagcacacaagggatttagagtggttcagaccgccggagcgtaaaaccctacatccactgtgtgttgtattgcttgtgagtctGAGTGTCTTTGGGACTTTGGAAAGCTTGTGTGTCCGTGGAACTTCTGTGAACTTGTGTTCTAGCGtgcgcactctcccttttataggctcaaggggagcgcgtacactgcgcggggtcccgacaggtggacccggcgatatattaaataatatATACATTGGAGCCTGAAATGCTACAGATTCAAaaatcttcctcttcggctCCCGTGCGTATCCTCCGTCTGGATTTGGTCTTGTGCCGTCTTGCCTGCACGGGGTCtactgccagtgacaagcacagtgggagacgtgctgtcactgttgggtcacagttcccgctgacaggcgaaaaggctatgttgacctgccgtgctgtagcctccgcgcgcactgtagcagcgcacgccacggccctcctgcagcagatcataattatactttgctcacgcgcgcggcgttgtgatgtgactacacacCACCCGTCTGCGTACATAGTGTGGTGATGCGACACGCCGCCTCGGTATCAggtgggcttaccgtggtgtcagcatacctgcccaatgtgtcagtgggcagctcatgccctgtctcgggcacgcgcaccccacctacccacatttaatgcggtagttcaGCTGGCTTCCCgcagaaggctggctgccaccggacacgtggtaGGGCTGGCTTTAGCAGtcgcttcctcaggggcacgtggcggcaccggacctcttcTCCGGTGGGAAGGGAGGTCTGGGTCGCCAAGACTGGCACAGGCGCGCAGGCCTCTGGGGGTCCAACTTCCACACGTAGGGGCCCGATCCTACCAGAGcacggggggaggtccggaAACCGTGACCCCAGCTGTCAGCCCCAGGCCGTACGCCCCGTCATCCAAAGGCTTAATGCGAGGTTACagataacctcgcgcccctcgGGTTGGATacactagcaggaggtacccctgtctgtatgtacggATACCAACGAAAAAGTAATAGTCAAAATTTTGTTTGTAATACCATATTCATATCCAAAACGTCCCCTATTTGTAATTAAAAGGAGTAAAAATGTCATCAAATAGACTCATGGTCATGCTCCCTCCGTTATTTTACATGTCCATTTGTTTTGTCTCAAGAAGtatttatatttttctataaacttgATCAAAGTTGGATAATTTTAACTTAGGACAAAACAAATATGACAAGaaaaaacggagggagtatttgACATTTAACTTAGGGTATCAAATTTTATCAACACCCCAGCAGTTCTTGTGAAATCTTGCCTAGCTTGTGACCAATTTGTCCAAGGTTGCACGACCACACGGTACCACAAGTTCACATGGTACGAATTCGAACTGTAAAAGTTTATATTAATTAGCATGGCATGAATCTCAAGAACAGAGGATCAAGTCCTTATGAACTAACTCATGTGTGAACGAAACACCAGATATACCTTTATAAACAGGCCCCAAGTCATGTCAGAAACATCAGGCGTGTTCCCAGAATTATACCTTGGCATGAGCAACAAAAATAAGATGAAAAATGGTAGGGCCGTGCAGGTGCGTAGCCGACGAGTTGTATCAAGAAATGGCCATGGCGAGCTCATATCAAACAGAGCTGAGTAGGAAGCTTCACAAGAAGGCGTTTTTACGCAGATATACGTACATGGACTGCACGGAATAAGAGACTAACATGGATGAAAATATGAACAAATCTTCCCCAAACAAAATATAAACAGAACTTGCCTCCACATCAACGGAATTGAGTAATCCCGAGGAGGCCAAGGAAGGAGCTGACGGTAACACTAGTGACGTCGTAAAACTACTTGATACTTGCACAACGTAAGGATCTTCTTTATCAATCAAGTGTTTGATTAAATTGTTTTGATCCCATAATGTCTGTTTGATCAAACACAGAGGATGGAAAAAGTCTGCTCAAGTCTTTGATTTTGAATCTGAAACTCTGAATGCATGATCTCTCAGTTGAACTTTGTCAATCTACTGAAACCTTTATCCAAATCTTTATCCTGCTTCTTCTCCATCCCCTAACCAACTATAATTTCCTAATTCTTGCATTAACAGATGGATGTTACCTTCGTTATTTCCGTGTTGATCCCTTCATTTCAATTAGGTTGCCCCTTCATGTTACTTCTGTTTCTGTCATTCAGTTCCGATTTTGGTCATTCGTACAGCTACCTGTTTAGGCTTTATGTTACTTCTGTTTCTGTCATTCAGTTCAGGTTTTGGTCAGCTACCTGTTTAAGCTCTATGCTACTTCTGTTTCTGTCATTCAGTTCAGGTTTTGGTGCTGTACAGCTACCTGTTGAAGCTCTATGCTACTTCTGTTTCTGTCATTCAGTTCAGGTTTTGGTCATTCTGTACAGCCACCTGTTTAGGCTTTCTTTTCTCTTAATCCTGCTCTTGTCACGCTTAGTGCCCATGTCGTGTAAGGAAACTTGTGTGCTTCTTGCATCATCTTCTAAGACCTTGACATGCAAAGCTTTTGCTTGTTCGCACGGAACAAGAGTAGAGCAGCTGTATGGCCAGTCCGAGAGATTCCAATATCCTGTTCCTGGCTGAAGAGACGTTTGGCTAGGTTATTTGGAACGTTAGGCAAGGCCTACTACGCCTGCCACAAGAGCAGTCCATCTTGAGATAGACAAGAGGCGTGTATGTGTGAGGACTCGGTACTTTCAATAAACTTTGGCTCGAGCTGTCATCTCCTCCCAAGGAGATGAGCACATGACGAACCTAACACGCACATGACTCTAACGTCAGTTATCAGATGATGAGATTTGGAGCATCTGTTTTGGACGAAACTCAGGTCCATACCTGTGGCAGAAGCAACTTTGAATCCCATTCTCGATCTGATATGCAATTCTATCAGTTAGTGTCCAAGAAGATCCAATTGATCTCCAAATGAAGTGGCAACTGAGCCAACTGCATCCATGGCGAGTTTCCTTTGctgtttcttctttcttttcaacgaagcTTGTGCTATGTTCTAGCTGCCCCTGCTGCGAAATATTATGTCTGACAGAAGACACCAAAATCCAGAAaacaaagcaaaaaaaaaaatgtaaGCTATGAATTGATTGGCTCTTCATGGTACAAATAAACCTCTATGCAGACACCTTATCCATCTGGTTCTCAAAGTTCATCATGCAAGAATGTTACTCAGCTTCTGCAGCAACAGCACTGCTCTTTTCCAACATGGTTCAGGTCTTGAAACTAGGATAAAAAAAATCTCCAAAAAATGCAAATGCTTGCGGCTGACTTCCTGAAACTAGGAAAACGTCTTGTATTCCTTTTCTCAAGGCCTACTCTATACATGGTTCAGGTCCATGAAACTGGACACCTCTGAATTGTTCAGTGTAATGTGCCCTCAAAATAGAATTGTTCAGCTTAATGCAGCACCGTAAGTCTATAAATGTAAGCATTACCAAGGCATAGAATTTCCCATGGTTTTTGCTAGGATATGTGGAAGTATTTTGGCGGACTTCAGCGGCTGGAGCCAAATGTGGCACCAAACAGTATCTGCCCACAGAAATGCAGGGCTTAATACTACCCGCAGTCAAGCTGAAGTTGCTGTGCTTCCACGAACCAGCACTCTTCGCATCCGAAAGCCTATATTACACCGTTAATGCACAATCTGGAATTCAAAATGAAAACAGAGGATATGAATGCACATTTTGATATAGATTAAGAAACCCTAAATGCATCTAAGTGAAGCACTAATCATCAAAACGTCCCCATATGAGGATACATCCAAGTTACATGCGAAATGATTTATCTTTACTACAGTATGTACCACCAGGTAGCCACAACTGCTGACGTGTTCTCGTTGACATCAAAACATTCAGCAGAAGGGTAAGGCAGTAGCTGGGACCATCTTCACAGCTGAACCTGATAAAAACAATGGGAGATTTTCAGCTCATGCAAAATGCTATCCAACAAAAAAGAACAAGAACCAGAAAGCATAAATTCTGATACAACACCAAAGACAAGACAAGATAAGAAGTCAACATTAAAATCAGTGATCTCATGCTTGTTTTGTTAAACCTCCACATATTACACCAAACTGGAGCACAAAGGGAATAGAAAAGCAGTGAATACAAAATTCTGGGTTCTATACAGATACAGTTCATGCTTACCGTTGGATTCCAATTCTGGCAAAAGAAAACTTCCAAAACACAAAAAGATTAAAAAAGTATACAAACACTAAGTTGTATGCTATGATATACTTCCACAGATAGCTGCAAACTAAAAAGGGAACACTCCTACGTAATCCTCCCTAACTTTTGAGGCCCCCAGCTGGTTTTAAAAAACAGGCCATATCTGACAGATTGGTACTGCAAGAACAAGCCAGAAACCAAGTCCCAGAAAATTAGGCCTGCTCATTCAATGACTATCCTTTACTCCTAAACATAAAAAAAACCCTTTGTATTTTGTCTTCGAGATTAAAGTTTTACGACTAATTTCAAATGAGTCAGTAATAACTAAAATCATTATCTTGTCCAAGTACATTTGAAGACAGCTAGTGTAATGTAGGGGTGAAAGCAGTCGGGAACAGTCGGAAAAACTCTCTAACCATTTTTGTTACCATATTTTTTTTACTCGGAAATGGTAACGGCAACGGGAATGACGGTCAGGAAAACGAAATCGGATATACGGGATGGCGAAAACGAAACAATCCGATCGGAAATATGTCAATAATGGTCGGGAATCGATAGTTCAAATCAGGAAGATTAATTCACCGATCCATAGAGAACAAAACTAATCATACATGGCATTTGCTTTGGTATATATTTCAGACATGAGTACAGCTTCACATGACATGACATTTCACTTAGCGTATACTCATAGATTAGTACAATATAGAATATTATCTTTTTAATTGCCAGAAAATATGAAGAAAACAGAGACTGTAAAAGGGACCCGAAAAAGAAATGACTATGGCTACTCCGGCGGATTTGTGGGCCACCATGCACATGCTGACAGGCAGGCAAGACAAGCACAGCTTGCTTGGACGCTAGCAGCTAGCAGGCCGTGGGCCGCGTGCATGCACGCGTGCAGCGGCGCAAGCATCCAGTTGGCCAGTAGTCCCACCTCGTCTATCCTATCAATCATACATGTGCTGGTGAGCTATAAAGCAGAACGAGGGTTGGGAAAGAATTACATCAGTTTGCTATTTGCTAAACGGGAACACCTTGGGAAAATCCAGGAATTCCCGAGAGAAAAACGGGATCCGAGGAAACGGTCGGGAAATGTTGGCTACTGATTCCGTTCCTGTTCCTGTGACATTGTTACCGTTTCCGACCACATTTCGGAATTTTCCCGGCTAAAATGGAAACGGTCGGGAAATCTGGAAAACGGTGTCGGTCAGTACGGGATTTTCCCGTCCCATTTTCACCCCTAGTATAATGGTACAGTTTTTACATAACAAAGGTGTACACTCATACAGTGTTAAGGCATGGAACCAGTAATTATGTATGTGCCTGCAGCGTGCATGTTCCAAATTTGAATTTGGGGACTAAGTATTAAAATGTAGTTTTGACAGCTACAGAAATTTATCAATGAACACAAAAGATCCTTATCAAACTACAGTTACTTTGAAACTAAAAACATCACTCAACAATATCATCTAGAAACTTCCCGAGCAGCTCTTTGTGAATTTTTCTCCTTTTCTGCTAAATAACCAGCTGTTATTTCGGGGACAAGTTATTCCCATACTATGGTCCCAAACAATCTCAATCTTGAATTCAACAGGAAAAACTAGCCAATCATGCATTCTAATTTATTAATTTTATCTACAAGTAAATAACCTAACACTGGCTTACTGACATCAAATTCAGAAGCCATAGCTCATATTGAAACTATCATTACCTGTCTTTGAAATATTCATGGGGTGCTGACATCATGCACTGTAATTTAAACTAACACTAGCTTACTGACATAAAATTGGACATAAGTAATTCAACAGCTGTAAGGCCGAAATTCCACATGGAGTAGAATATTTTTATATTACACCCCATATATAATACTCCCTCTGTCCCAAAATATAGCTATTTTTAGGTTTTTCCAAGTCAAAACATTTTAAAATTTTACTGTGGATAGTAAAAAAATCATAACGATTGACAACATAAAAATGATATTAGTTGTTCAAAATGAAACCAACTATCATAACATGTAACCTTTTCTATTTAAAATTAATTATTTTTGAAGATATTAATGGTCAAAGATGAAAATGTTTGACTTTGACCAAATCTAAAAGTTGCTATATGTTGAGGTGGAGGTAGTATGTCATTTTAGACAAACAATATGAGCATATATATCCAGACTACCAGGTGAAAGTGATGCAAATAGATTTGTCATAAACCTAGCCCAAGCCTGGTGTAAACCCATGTCTAACCATTTCCTTCCCAATCCCAACCTTATGGCATTGGAAGCTATGATAACCTTATAGCAAGACTGCAGATTCTGTTAACTTACTAGAATATCCAGGCTATAGCTATATTCCTGGCATGAACCCAACTAACATGACATGTGCTTTACTGAAGCGTATCAAGGATACTGGTAAAATATGATAGCTTAACACATATTAAGACAAACTCATACAATATTTACCAAAGATGGTTACTAGCAATCCAAAACAAAAGGAGATATAACATGCCTCCAGTGATTCCAGGATGTAGCAGTTAAATGGGAAGTGTGAATACCAAGGCAAGAAGTATACTGTAAAGCATTTTATTATCTTTATCTGTCCTAGTTTTTTCATCACTTAATTCATTAAAAGAAATGGTAAAAAACAGTGGTTAATGTCTCAAAAGCATTCTACTGATCCAACTGCAATGTGTCATACTctatgcaaaaaaaaaaggtaaACAAGCACATCCGAATCATACAGAAAAATGGCATTCTCCAGACCATTTTATTTCTTCATATTACAATAGACTGCTTTTGTATGCTAATCCACATACCTCTGACCGTCAGGAAACTCATTCCTCTGTAGCTGGGGTAGCAAATCTTGCTCTTCTGCTTTCCTTGAGAAGATCAATCTCCTTGTACAATCCTTCCATTCTGCTCCACAGTGAGTTGACAGAAAGGCTCCACTCATCAAGCTTTAAGAACCATTCATGCTGGAATTTGTCAATCACTTCATTTGCCGCAGCAAGTTTCCGTTGCTCCTCCTCAAACCGAATCCTCTCCAACTCCTTCACACTAAGAACAAGACCGCCACCACCAGTAACATCGCCATAAAGAGGCTTGTTGCAAGGGAATTTCTTCCTGTATTCATCAAAAGAAGCCCGGGTGTGTTTCAAAGCTTTTTTGTAGGAAGTGACCAACTGGGCCATAACATTCAGATCATGCTCGAAGCGTCTAAGCTCCGCTTGATACTTATTCTGTTGCTCAAACCGAGCTGAGTTTAGGGATTGGATAAGTGCTTCTTTCTGCTGCAGCATGTCAGACCAATGTTGTTTCTCAAACTGCAAACTTTGAAGTTCTTGCTCCTTCTGCTCATAGAGTCTGCTTGCCTCAACCATCAAGTTCTGTATAGGTACTGAAAAGTTTGCATTGAAAAAGCCTGATGCGGGTGATATGCTGCTACTGTTGCTATGGCGCATCCTCTTTTGCTGATTGCACTGAGGAAACTGCTCTTGTGCCTGCATATTGCCATTGTACCCATCAATATCACCAATGTGCCTCTTGCCATTATTCCCAAATAAATATGAGCTCCCTGGTTCCAGGTCCACTCCACTCTTATGTGCATCAGCCCCCATAGACAAGAATTCTCCAGATAGGCCATGCACATTATCTGTTATGTTGTACGATGAGGGAATTGAGTTCATAGCTTGGAGGAGGTTTGATGATGTCATCCTTTCCAAAGATCCCCTTGCAGAGAAATCGTCAAACCCCAACTCATCCCTCATCTCGGCCTCCCCTTTATTCAAATTCTCAAACTCCATGCCCCCAAATGTATTACAGCGCTGCAAGGAGTGTGTCATTCCCTCATCCCCGTTGTCATCCCCAATTCTCCAATTCATGTCCTCTCCACCATTATCCTCCTCATATGCATCATCCTCTGACTCCTCCGCCTCTTCATTGTCACTGACACCCTCATCCAGATTTTCAACATGTGTTTCCTCTTCCACATCCATACTATCATAACCGTTTGTAGAGTTAAAACCCAAGCTCAACCCCATTGCATCATTCTCTTCATCCTCACCCTCATCA
The genomic region above belongs to Panicum hallii strain FIL2 chromosome 4, PHallii_v3.1, whole genome shotgun sequence and contains:
- the LOC112889760 gene encoding uncharacterized protein LOC112889760 encodes the protein MDRQSAMQSGGAGAGCGAAVHEWFYASGGRQAPEQAAVVDGAFLMDLLEDAPGADQAPEDVDRLSCVIRSLEAEIGGGGWAAPPADGGSTVEHVPAGDVGCEGLEECMLSDDFYSAPGPCVAEAPFEYCWTEVPPAAGHDMGGWYVDGDGLVAGYEFREQCYYGYNDSPHVEHVYSPLWE